Proteins encoded together in one Schumannella luteola window:
- a CDS encoding MFS transporter has product MSELGYLTASVPLRLANAASTVVLPLLAVQHTGDIVTGGALGGALVAASLAPSVVAAPLVGALLDRTRHPRRWMMTAAIVQAVALVSVAGLGLVPLPFIVALLVLGGIASPFYLGGMSSFVTDVIADERRAYADDGVSYNIASVGGPALAALVVALADARLAALVTAGVAVVGAVGMLALHFTPRPLHDDLHLGRDLLAAARALTRHRPLAAVTASGTLSQVGQGALPIAAIALAHERAGSADLGGWIVTAFALGALAGGIAYALLPVRMRPEAIMGGGFAVVGLLTLVAVVDLGMPFTLVVVGLSGVVVAPSASAMLLLRKQQSRPRVRSQVFTIGSGLRTAAAALGAALVGQLGGAPAGVLLALIGGTWLVSAAIMLAFPRGARPIDAVA; this is encoded by the coding sequence GTGAGCGAGCTCGGGTATCTGACGGCGTCGGTTCCGCTGCGTCTCGCGAACGCCGCCTCGACCGTCGTGCTGCCGCTGCTCGCGGTGCAGCACACGGGTGACATCGTGACCGGGGGCGCGCTCGGCGGTGCCCTCGTCGCCGCCTCGCTCGCCCCGAGCGTCGTCGCGGCGCCGCTGGTGGGCGCGCTGCTCGACCGCACCCGGCATCCGCGTCGGTGGATGATGACGGCCGCGATCGTGCAGGCCGTCGCCCTGGTCAGTGTGGCGGGCCTCGGCCTCGTGCCGCTGCCGTTCATCGTCGCGCTGCTCGTGCTCGGCGGGATCGCCAGCCCCTTCTACCTCGGCGGCATGTCGAGCTTCGTGACCGACGTCATCGCCGACGAGCGCCGGGCCTACGCCGATGACGGCGTCTCGTACAACATCGCCTCGGTCGGCGGACCGGCGCTCGCCGCGCTCGTCGTGGCCCTCGCCGATGCCCGCCTCGCCGCCCTGGTGACGGCCGGCGTCGCCGTGGTCGGCGCCGTGGGGATGCTCGCGCTGCACTTCACCCCGCGTCCGCTGCACGACGACCTGCACCTGGGGCGCGACCTGCTCGCGGCCGCGCGAGCGCTCACCCGGCACCGTCCGCTCGCCGCCGTCACCGCATCCGGAACCCTCAGCCAGGTGGGCCAGGGCGCCCTTCCGATCGCCGCGATCGCCCTCGCGCACGAGCGCGCCGGCAGCGCCGACCTCGGCGGCTGGATCGTGACGGCCTTCGCGCTCGGCGCGCTCGCCGGCGGCATCGCCTACGCGCTGCTGCCGGTGCGGATGCGCCCCGAGGCGATCATGGGCGGCGGCTTCGCGGTCGTGGGGCTGCTCACGCTCGTGGCCGTCGTCGATCTCGGCATGCCGTTCACCCTCGTCGTGGTCGGCCTGTCGGGTGTCGTGGTCGCGCCGAGCGCCTCGGCGATGCTGCTGCTGCGCAAGCAGCAGAGCCGCCCGCGGGTGCGCTCGCAAGTGTTCACGATCGGCTCGGGGCTGCGCACGGCGGCGGCCGCGCTCGGCGCCGCCCTCGTCGGTCAGCTCGGCGGCGCTCCGGCCGGCGTGCTGCTCGCGCTGATCGGCGGCACCTGGCTCGTCTCGGCGGCGATCATGCTCGCCTTCCCGCGCGGCGCGCGCCCGATCGACGCCGTCGCCTGA
- a CDS encoding ferric reductase-like transmembrane domain-containing protein, protein MDEALWALGRATGAIGLLLMTGSVVLGILTRSGRPAIGLPRFGVATLHRNVGILATAFIAIHVVSLLFDPYAQLKLVDLVVPFLGEYRPFWLGLGTVAIDLMLAVTITALLRRRIGARAFRAVHLSTYALWPIALAHGLGTGTDALTPWMIALTVVCVGAVVAALVWRLSARFRRPAGAIAMSTPPSAAPASSAPAALAPGALGSASPASAPRIPAAPIGGPR, encoded by the coding sequence ATGGATGAGGCGCTCTGGGCCCTCGGCCGCGCGACCGGTGCAATCGGACTGCTGCTCATGACCGGGTCGGTCGTGCTCGGCATCCTCACCCGCTCCGGGCGCCCCGCGATCGGGCTGCCCCGCTTCGGCGTCGCGACGCTGCACCGCAACGTGGGCATCCTGGCGACGGCGTTCATCGCCATCCACGTCGTGTCGCTGCTCTTCGACCCCTACGCGCAGCTGAAGCTCGTCGATCTGGTGGTGCCCTTCCTCGGCGAGTACCGGCCGTTCTGGCTCGGGCTCGGCACGGTCGCGATCGACCTGATGCTCGCGGTCACGATCACGGCTCTGCTGCGGCGGCGCATCGGCGCCCGCGCCTTCCGGGCCGTGCACCTGTCGACCTACGCGCTCTGGCCGATCGCGCTCGCGCACGGCCTCGGCACGGGGACGGATGCGCTCACTCCGTGGATGATCGCGCTCACCGTCGTCTGCGTCGGCGCCGTCGTCGCGGCGCTGGTCTGGCGCCTCAGCGCGCGGTTCCGGCGGCCGGCGGGCGCGATCGCGATGAGCACTCCGCCGAGCGCGGCCCCCGCGTCGTCCGCACCCGCTGCGCTCGCACCCGGCGCGCTCGGGTCGGCATCTCCCGCATCCGCTCCCCGCATCCCCGCCGCTCCGATCGGAGGCCCCCGATGA
- a CDS encoding FAD:protein FMN transferase, which translates to MSTTTLPTPVFASRDWPLWSTTARIVVDDPAKLPAAIAIADRLTVAVDHAASRFRHDSEVNRVAAELATGARISPLLSRLVRAAIAAAERSDGDVDPTLGQALAAVGYDRDIRLVADDDGRLVRAVATVRPGWRSLVLEGDRLRLPGHLALDLGATAKALTADDVAGEVHRTLGCSVLVALGGDIATAGRGPVGGWQVRAQDRPGDPATTVSLRGGWAVATSSTQHRSWTRSGERMHHILDPRTGLPAEAVWRSVSVAARSCVEANMLSTAAIVRGMAALPWLAAIGLPARLVDAEGRVLVLGGWPLEVADDPTGD; encoded by the coding sequence ATGTCGACGACCACGCTCCCCACCCCCGTCTTCGCCTCCCGCGACTGGCCGCTCTGGTCGACCACCGCGCGCATCGTCGTCGACGACCCCGCGAAGCTGCCGGCCGCGATCGCGATCGCCGACCGGCTGACCGTCGCCGTGGATCACGCCGCGAGCCGGTTCCGCCACGACTCCGAGGTCAATCGCGTGGCCGCCGAGCTGGCGACGGGGGCCCGCATCAGCCCCCTCCTCTCCCGCCTGGTGCGCGCCGCGATCGCCGCGGCCGAACGCAGCGACGGCGACGTCGATCCGACGCTCGGCCAGGCGCTGGCCGCCGTCGGCTACGACCGCGACATCCGCCTCGTCGCCGACGACGACGGCCGCCTGGTGCGCGCCGTCGCGACCGTGCGCCCGGGCTGGCGCAGCCTCGTGCTCGAGGGCGACCGGCTGCGGCTGCCCGGTCACCTCGCTCTCGATCTGGGGGCGACCGCCAAGGCGCTGACCGCCGACGACGTCGCGGGCGAGGTCCATCGCACGCTGGGATGCTCGGTGCTCGTCGCGCTCGGCGGCGACATCGCGACGGCCGGGCGCGGCCCGGTCGGGGGCTGGCAGGTTCGAGCGCAGGATCGCCCCGGCGACCCGGCGACGACCGTGAGCCTGCGCGGCGGCTGGGCCGTGGCGACGTCGAGCACCCAGCACCGCTCCTGGACGCGGAGCGGAGAGCGGATGCACCACATCCTCGACCCGCGCACCGGGCTGCCGGCCGAGGCGGTCTGGCGCAGCGTCTCGGTGGCGGCGCGCAGCTGCGTCGAGGCGAACATGCTGAGCACCGCGGCGATCGTGCGCGGCATGGCCGCGCTGCCCTGGCTCGCGGCGATCGGACTTCCGGCCCGCCTGGTGGATGCGGAGGGCCGCGTGCTCGTGCTCGGCGGCTGGCCGCTCGAGGTTGCCGACGACCCGACGGGAGACTGA
- a CDS encoding aldo/keto reductase produces MTFSVPTIELNDGIQIPQLGFGVFKVDPAETERIVTDALEAGYRHIDTAAIYGNEEGVGAAIAKSGIARDELFVTTKLWNDRHQKDSAHAAIDESLAKLGLEHVDLYLVHWPTPAKNDYVEAWQALIEIKELGKTRSIGVSNHQVAQLDEIIAATGVTPSVNQIELHPGFSQLELRTHHQKLGIHTEAWGPLGQGKYDLLSRGAVVAAAEAHGVTPAQVVIRWHLQIGNIVFPKSNAKERIAQNFDVFGFELTEGEVAAITLLDENNRVGSHPDDVN; encoded by the coding sequence ATGACTTTCTCCGTCCCCACCATCGAACTCAACGACGGCATCCAGATCCCGCAGCTCGGCTTCGGCGTCTTCAAGGTCGACCCGGCCGAGACCGAGCGCATCGTCACCGACGCGCTCGAGGCCGGCTACCGCCACATCGACACCGCCGCCATCTACGGCAACGAGGAGGGCGTCGGCGCCGCGATCGCGAAGTCGGGCATCGCCCGCGACGAGCTCTTCGTGACCACGAAGCTCTGGAACGACCGTCACCAGAAGGACTCCGCTCACGCCGCGATCGACGAGAGCCTCGCCAAGCTCGGCCTCGAGCACGTCGACCTCTACCTGGTGCACTGGCCGACGCCGGCGAAGAACGACTACGTCGAGGCGTGGCAGGCGCTCATCGAGATCAAGGAGCTGGGCAAGACCCGCTCGATCGGCGTCTCGAACCACCAGGTGGCGCAGCTCGACGAGATCATCGCCGCGACCGGCGTGACCCCGAGCGTCAACCAGATCGAGCTGCACCCCGGCTTCTCGCAGCTCGAGCTGCGCACCCACCACCAGAAGCTCGGCATCCACACCGAGGCCTGGGGCCCGCTCGGTCAGGGCAAGTACGACCTGCTCTCGCGCGGCGCGGTCGTCGCGGCGGCCGAAGCGCACGGCGTCACCCCCGCGCAGGTCGTGATCCGCTGGCACCTGCAGATCGGCAACATCGTCTTCCCGAAGTCGAACGCGAAGGAGCGCATCGCGCAGAACTTCGACGTGTTCGGCTTCGAGCTGACCGAGGGCGAGGTGGCCGCGATCACCCTGCTCGACGAGAACAACCGCGTCGGCTCGCACCCGGACGACGTGAACTGA
- a CDS encoding DUF3060 domain-containing protein — translation MIRTKLATLALLAAATVALTGCSIGISGPDDDATGSTSKSTPSPSKASDDDADRADDTKSGGASGTLGSAGISNGPCAGKSFEVTEDDAVLVLDGACGDVVISGDGVSLNFDGATSLTLTGDNTTVITNGPIGAAQIGGSGNSVNGSEYESVAISGDTATVLGTRIGALTVSGSYNTVNWDSGATGASSDTGVGNTFIR, via the coding sequence ATGATCCGAACCAAGCTCGCCACCCTCGCCCTCCTCGCCGCCGCGACCGTCGCCCTCACCGGCTGCAGCATCGGCATCTCCGGACCCGACGACGACGCCACCGGCTCGACCTCGAAGTCGACCCCGAGCCCGTCGAAGGCCTCAGACGACGACGCGGACCGCGCCGACGACACGAAGTCCGGCGGCGCATCCGGCACTCTCGGCTCGGCCGGCATCTCGAACGGGCCGTGCGCCGGCAAGTCGTTCGAGGTCACCGAAGACGACGCGGTGCTCGTGCTGGACGGAGCCTGCGGCGATGTCGTGATCAGCGGCGACGGCGTCTCGCTGAACTTCGACGGGGCGACGTCGCTGACGCTCACCGGCGACAACACCACGGTGATCACGAACGGGCCGATCGGCGCCGCGCAGATCGGCGGCAGCGGCAACAGCGTCAACGGCTCGGAGTACGAGAGCGTCGCCATCTCCGGCGACACCGCGACCGTGCTCGGCACCCGCATCGGGGCCCTCACCGTGAGCGGCAGCTACAACACGGTCAACTGGGACTCCGGAGCCACGGGCGCGAGCAGCGACACCGGCGTGGGCAACACCTTCATCCGCTGA
- a CDS encoding thioredoxin domain-containing protein, translating to MAGDRLADALSPYLRAHAANPVDWWPWGEEAFAEAERRDVPVLVSIGYSTCHWCHVMARESFSDPEVAAVLRDSFVAIKVDREEHPEVDATYLAAASAFTPQLGWPLTVFTTPRGRVFYAGTYFPPEPRSGVPAFRQVLGAVAEAFRERRAEVETSAAAVAEAVRASVPETAGTADGSQLAAAAAALAAHEDTAFGGFGGAPKFPVAPVLLFLDGRADAGDTAAVELARRALHAMAASPLRDPIEGGFFRYAVQRDWSEPHYERMLTDNALLLDLAARLAVDGGGGEGGVGAEDSVAREVAEGVAGFLLDVLRRPDGRFGAAQDSESDVDGVRSEGGYYSRDAAGRALLVPPAIDDKAVTGWNGLAIGALAEAGLRLGRPEWIRAAREAADAVLRGATDERGVLRRAAAGATVSDAVATLEDAGLLAGGLLRLAGALAAVPALDAEAETDTGAGAASAADPARYLARAREELARCVRDGVIVPPYGADPVLAERGLDLALDLGEGAAPSGRSAVADAVLRLYALTGEAEHARLAESALAPAVRPALEGPISFGAALHALDRLSRPLAQLVIVLPAAPSDDDRALLASARRWRSRGGALVVVAEHDVARLAELGFELFAARALRDGRATAYLCEHFACALPVTTAAELDALLGR from the coding sequence ATGGCCGGAGACCGCCTCGCCGACGCCCTCAGCCCCTACCTGCGCGCCCACGCCGCCAACCCGGTCGACTGGTGGCCGTGGGGTGAGGAGGCCTTCGCCGAGGCCGAGCGCCGCGATGTGCCTGTGCTCGTCTCGATCGGCTACTCGACCTGCCACTGGTGCCACGTCATGGCCCGCGAGAGCTTCTCCGATCCCGAGGTCGCGGCCGTGCTGCGCGACAGCTTCGTGGCGATCAAGGTCGACCGCGAAGAACATCCCGAGGTGGATGCGACCTACCTGGCCGCCGCGAGCGCCTTCACCCCGCAGCTCGGCTGGCCGCTGACCGTGTTCACGACGCCGCGCGGGCGGGTGTTCTACGCGGGCACCTACTTCCCGCCGGAACCGCGGTCGGGGGTGCCGGCGTTCCGCCAGGTGCTCGGGGCGGTGGCGGAGGCCTTCCGCGAGCGGCGCGCCGAGGTCGAGACGAGCGCGGCGGCGGTCGCCGAGGCCGTGCGCGCCTCGGTGCCGGAGACGGCCGGGACGGCCGACGGATCCCAGCTCGCCGCCGCGGCCGCCGCGCTCGCCGCCCACGAGGACACCGCGTTCGGCGGCTTCGGCGGTGCTCCCAAGTTCCCGGTCGCTCCGGTGCTTCTCTTCCTCGACGGCCGAGCGGATGCCGGCGACACCGCGGCCGTCGAGCTCGCCCGCCGCGCGCTGCACGCGATGGCCGCCTCCCCGCTGCGCGATCCGATCGAGGGCGGCTTCTTCCGCTACGCGGTGCAGCGCGACTGGAGCGAGCCGCACTACGAGCGGATGCTCACCGACAACGCGCTGCTGCTCGACCTGGCGGCGCGTCTGGCCGTCGACGGAGGCGGAGGCGAAGGCGGAGTCGGTGCCGAGGACTCCGTCGCCCGCGAGGTCGCCGAGGGCGTCGCGGGGTTCCTGCTCGACGTGCTGCGGCGACCTGACGGCCGCTTCGGCGCGGCCCAGGACAGCGAGAGCGACGTCGACGGCGTGCGCTCGGAGGGCGGCTACTACTCCCGCGACGCGGCGGGGCGCGCGCTGCTGGTCCCGCCCGCGATCGACGACAAGGCCGTGACCGGCTGGAACGGGCTCGCGATCGGCGCGCTCGCCGAGGCCGGGCTGCGGCTGGGGCGACCGGAGTGGATCCGCGCCGCCCGCGAGGCCGCCGACGCGGTGCTGCGGGGAGCGACCGACGAGCGCGGGGTGCTGCGCCGAGCGGCGGCCGGCGCGACGGTGTCGGATGCGGTGGCGACGCTCGAGGACGCCGGGTTGCTGGCCGGGGGACTGCTGCGACTCGCGGGCGCGCTCGCCGCGGTGCCCGCTCTCGACGCCGAAGCCGAAACCGACACCGGAGCGGGCGCCGCATCCGCCGCTGATCCCGCCCGCTACCTGGCCCGCGCCCGCGAGGAGCTCGCGCGCTGCGTGCGCGACGGTGTGATCGTGCCGCCCTACGGCGCCGATCCGGTGCTCGCCGAGCGCGGTCTCGACCTGGCGCTCGACCTGGGCGAGGGCGCCGCGCCCTCGGGCCGCTCGGCCGTGGCCGATGCCGTGCTCCGGCTCTACGCGCTCACGGGCGAAGCCGAGCACGCTCGCCTGGCCGAGTCGGCGCTGGCGCCCGCCGTGCGCCCGGCGCTCGAGGGTCCGATCAGCTTCGGTGCGGCGCTGCACGCGCTCGACCGACTCAGCCGCCCGCTCGCGCAGCTCGTGATCGTGCTGCCGGCCGCGCCGAGCGACGACGATCGCGCACTGCTCGCGAGCGCCCGACGCTGGCGGTCACGCGGGGGAGCGCTCGTCGTCGTCGCGGAGCACGATGTCGCGCGCCTGGCAGAGCTGGGCTTCGAGCTGTTCGCCGCCCGCGCGCTGCGCGACGGCCGCGCGACCGCGTACCTCTGCGAGCACTTCGCCTGCGCGCTGCCGGTCACGACGGCCGCCGAGCTGGATGCGCTGCTCGGGCGCTGA
- a CDS encoding MBL fold metallo-hydrolase has product MSTTAVTYIGGPTVLLEWAGLRIVTDPTFDPPQTYTGDAGTATLVKTHGPGLTRAQVGPVDLVLLSHHAHKDNLDWEGLELIASGPLTISTRAAASDLWGGSVVGYDDWEKHQLGDVTITIVPAQHRPGAAEQVPVVGFVLQKSGEPTVYVSGDNLSLGLVKQISENFPDIRLAVLNAGAARVPAIDGNLTLTSTDAAEAAGVLGADAVVGVHCEDWQHFSESRADLEAAFASAGRAELLATTPRGERVELAL; this is encoded by the coding sequence ATGTCGACGACGGCTGTGACCTACATCGGCGGACCGACGGTGCTCCTGGAGTGGGCCGGTCTGCGCATCGTGACCGATCCGACCTTCGATCCCCCGCAGACCTACACCGGCGACGCGGGGACGGCGACGCTCGTGAAGACCCACGGACCGGGGCTCACCCGCGCTCAGGTCGGCCCCGTCGACCTGGTGCTGCTCTCGCATCACGCGCACAAGGACAACCTCGACTGGGAGGGCCTCGAGCTCATCGCCTCCGGGCCGCTCACGATCAGCACCCGCGCGGCGGCGAGCGACCTCTGGGGCGGCTCGGTCGTCGGCTACGACGACTGGGAGAAGCACCAGCTCGGCGACGTGACCATCACGATCGTGCCGGCCCAGCACCGGCCGGGCGCGGCTGAGCAGGTACCCGTCGTCGGCTTCGTGCTGCAAAAGAGCGGCGAGCCGACCGTCTACGTCAGCGGCGACAACCTGTCGCTCGGACTCGTGAAGCAGATCAGCGAGAACTTCCCCGACATCCGCCTCGCCGTGCTCAACGCAGGCGCCGCGCGCGTCCCCGCGATCGACGGCAACCTCACCCTGACGTCGACGGATGCGGCCGAGGCGGCCGGCGTGCTCGGCGCCGACGCGGTCGTGGGCGTGCACTGCGAGGACTGGCAGCACTTCAGCGAGAGCCGCGCCGATCTCGAGGCGGCCTTCGCCTCGGCGGGTCGGGCCGAGCTGCTCGCGACCACGCCCCGCGGCGAGCGCGTCGAGCTGGCGCTCTAA
- a CDS encoding ferredoxin: protein MSTRVPLGVPASPAAPVASARRPRTAGARAATPPAATPPAATLHVDWTACAARGLCAELLPGLLELDEWGYPRALGYGSDIPVEPIELADARVAVSLCPRQALSLR, encoded by the coding sequence ATGAGCACGCGCGTCCCGCTCGGCGTGCCGGCCTCGCCCGCCGCACCGGTCGCATCCGCCCGGCGTCCGCGCACCGCCGGCGCGCGCGCCGCCACCCCACCGGCCGCCACCCCACCGGCCGCCACCCTGCACGTCGACTGGACCGCCTGCGCGGCCCGCGGGCTCTGCGCCGAGCTGCTGCCGGGTCTGCTCGAACTCGACGAATGGGGCTACCCGCGCGCGCTCGGCTACGGCTCCGACATCCCGGTCGAGCCGATCGAGCTCGCCGACGCCCGGGTCGCCGTGAGCCTGTGCCCGCGCCAGGCGCTGTCGCTGCGGTGA
- a CDS encoding response regulator transcription factor, whose protein sequence is MPPPTRPRVLLVDDESGIRDALAPFLSRSGFEVYTAEDGGEGLAAIERNSPALVVLDVMMPVLDGREVLRRLRREGSQLPVILLTQVGESFERAAALEEGADDYLNKPFDPQELVARIRAILRRVNAGQPALGGSAGLTAGAVRIDRVARRVWLDGREVTLTPRAFSLLDYLMTHPDEVLTRERLLAAVWGFDQPVASRAVDHRIAELRKVLADDSGTPLYVDTVQGVGYRFLHPVARSAGGPGGAGGGPGGAGA, encoded by the coding sequence ATCCCTCCGCCGACGCGCCCGCGCGTGCTGCTGGTCGACGACGAGAGCGGCATCCGCGATGCGCTCGCCCCTTTCCTCTCCCGCTCGGGATTCGAGGTCTACACCGCCGAGGACGGCGGCGAGGGGCTGGCGGCGATCGAGCGGAACTCCCCCGCGCTCGTCGTGCTCGACGTGATGATGCCGGTGCTCGACGGCCGCGAGGTGCTGCGCCGGCTGCGCCGCGAGGGCAGCCAGCTGCCGGTCATCCTGCTGACCCAGGTGGGCGAGTCGTTCGAGCGCGCGGCGGCGCTCGAGGAGGGCGCCGACGACTACCTCAACAAGCCCTTCGACCCGCAGGAGCTGGTGGCCCGCATCCGCGCGATCCTGCGCCGCGTGAACGCCGGGCAGCCCGCGCTCGGCGGCTCGGCGGGGCTCACCGCGGGCGCGGTGCGCATCGATCGCGTCGCCCGCCGCGTCTGGCTCGACGGCCGCGAGGTCACGCTGACGCCGCGCGCCTTCAGCCTGCTCGACTACCTCATGACCCATCCGGATGAGGTGCTCACCCGCGAACGTCTGCTCGCCGCCGTCTGGGGCTTCGACCAGCCCGTCGCGAGCCGCGCCGTCGACCACCGCATCGCCGAGCTGCGCAAAGTGCTCGCCGACGACAGCGGAACCCCGCTCTATGTCGACACGGTGCAGGGCGTCGGCTACCGCTTCCTGCACCCGGTCGCGCGCAGCGCGGGCGGTCCGGGCGGAGCCGGCGGCGGTCCGGGCGGAGCCGGCGCATGA
- a CDS encoding NADH-ubiquinone oxidoreductase-F iron-sulfur binding region domain-containing protein — protein MTLLDRAPTSPFVAPTESGTPRVDTRHPGSPVPAPHGVRRLLAAGLADAGEHVATFGPLPDIAPDRLLAELELAGLTGRGGAGFPVHRKLRSARDAAHAGRSGRPVVVGNGSEGEPLSAKDRLLLRSAPDLVIDGLLLAARAVDAAEVRLVADVELHPALQTVLARRADADTGGARIQLVAARGEFVGGEASAVVANLEGKRPVPRDHPVRLTIAGYRRRPTLVQNVETLAHLALVARFGGAWFRSRGTADDPGTRLVTVSAPGTPLTVLEIAGGTRLGTILTAAGFGDAGLQPAGLGAGVRAVLVGGYHGSWVPGSALDAPLDRAGLAPWGAAPGAGILHVLPHGRCGLRTAAGIAGMLAAESSGQCGPCVNGLPRIAGLLDRLARRERHPGLPAEIARVGALVDGRGACHHPDGTVRLVASTLREFASDVDAHLAGACEAER, from the coding sequence ATGACCCTGCTCGACCGGGCTCCCACCTCGCCCTTCGTCGCCCCGACCGAGAGCGGCACGCCCCGTGTCGACACGCGGCATCCGGGCTCCCCCGTGCCGGCTCCGCACGGCGTGCGCCGGCTGCTGGCCGCGGGCCTCGCCGACGCCGGCGAGCATGTGGCGACCTTCGGGCCGCTGCCCGACATCGCCCCCGATCGCCTGCTCGCCGAGCTCGAGCTCGCCGGTCTCACCGGCCGCGGCGGCGCCGGCTTCCCCGTGCACCGCAAGCTCCGCTCGGCGCGGGATGCCGCGCACGCCGGCCGCTCCGGGCGTCCGGTCGTCGTCGGCAACGGCAGCGAAGGCGAGCCGCTCAGCGCGAAGGACCGCCTGCTGCTGCGATCCGCGCCGGATCTCGTGATCGACGGGCTGCTGCTCGCGGCTCGCGCGGTGGATGCCGCCGAAGTTCGTCTTGTCGCCGACGTCGAGCTGCACCCCGCTCTGCAGACCGTGCTCGCGCGCCGTGCCGATGCCGACACCGGCGGCGCCCGCATTCAGCTCGTCGCGGCCCGCGGCGAGTTCGTCGGCGGCGAGGCCTCGGCCGTCGTCGCGAACCTCGAGGGCAAGCGTCCGGTTCCGCGCGACCACCCCGTCCGGCTCACGATCGCGGGCTACCGTCGCCGCCCGACGCTCGTGCAGAACGTCGAGACCCTCGCGCACCTCGCGCTCGTGGCACGCTTCGGCGGCGCCTGGTTCCGCTCGCGCGGCACCGCGGACGACCCGGGCACGCGGCTCGTGACGGTCAGCGCGCCGGGAACGCCGCTCACGGTGCTCGAGATCGCCGGCGGAACGCGGCTCGGCACGATCCTGACGGCGGCCGGGTTCGGCGACGCGGGGCTTCAGCCCGCCGGGCTCGGAGCCGGGGTGCGCGCCGTGCTCGTCGGCGGCTACCACGGCAGCTGGGTTCCCGGGTCGGCGCTCGACGCTCCGCTTGATCGCGCCGGACTCGCCCCCTGGGGCGCGGCACCCGGGGCCGGCATCCTGCACGTGCTGCCGCACGGCCGCTGCGGCCTGCGAACGGCCGCCGGCATCGCCGGGATGCTCGCCGCCGAGTCCTCCGGGCAGTGCGGGCCCTGCGTCAACGGCCTGCCGCGCATCGCCGGACTGCTCGACCGTCTCGCCCGCCGCGAGCGGCACCCGGGCCTGCCCGCCGAGATCGCGCGGGTGGGCGCCCTCGTCGACGGTCGCGGCGCCTGCCACCACCCCGACGGCACCGTGCGTCTCGTCGCCTCGACGCTGCGCGAGTTCGCGAGCGACGTGGATGCGCACCTCGCCGGAGCCTGCGAGGCGGAGCGATGA
- a CDS encoding sensor histidine kinase has translation MRRWWIALIPLALGLIGTVIGVAAGDRRRIVVTWQLEWIWVQLGLLATVVLLLVIAVRAALRRRELRSREDAVTRERAERRRFVDRLDHELKNPVTAIRLGLSNLPETEVAAGLDAQAQRLTRLLADLRKLGELENAQLEIAPVDLEALGREVVDAVGELPQSSDRSLAVSFPRAPRPLPPVRGDVDLLFLAVYNLVANALKFSQPGDRIELRGAEDEGGVTLEVADTGRGIPAEEQGLVWEELARGSHTRDVAGSGLGLPFVRTIVERHGGSVALRSRLGEGTSVRLRLPL, from the coding sequence ATGAGGCGCTGGTGGATCGCGCTCATCCCCCTCGCCCTCGGCCTGATCGGCACGGTCATCGGCGTCGCCGCGGGCGACCGGCGCCGCATCGTCGTGACCTGGCAGCTCGAGTGGATCTGGGTGCAGCTCGGGCTGCTCGCCACCGTCGTGCTGCTGCTCGTGATCGCGGTGCGGGCGGCGCTGCGCCGTCGTGAGCTGCGCAGCCGCGAGGATGCGGTCACGCGCGAGCGCGCCGAGCGCCGCCGCTTCGTCGACCGGCTTGACCACGAGCTCAAGAACCCGGTCACCGCGATCCGTCTCGGGCTCTCGAACCTGCCCGAGACGGAGGTCGCCGCGGGGCTCGACGCGCAGGCGCAGCGCCTGACCCGACTGCTCGCCGACCTGCGCAAGCTCGGCGAGCTCGAGAACGCGCAGCTCGAGATCGCTCCCGTCGACCTCGAAGCACTGGGACGCGAGGTGGTGGATGCGGTGGGCGAGCTCCCCCAGTCGTCCGACCGCTCGCTCGCGGTCAGCTTCCCGCGCGCGCCGCGCCCGCTGCCGCCCGTGCGCGGCGACGTCGACCTGCTGTTCCTCGCCGTCTACAACCTCGTCGCCAACGCGCTGAAGTTCTCGCAGCCGGGCGACCGGATCGAGCTGCGCGGCGCCGAGGACGAGGGCGGCGTGACGCTCGAGGTCGCCGACACCGGCCGCGGCATCCCCGCTGAGGAGCAGGGACTCGTCTGGGAGGAGCTGGCCCGCGGCAGCCACACCCGCGACGTCGCCGGCAGCGGACTCGGACTGCCCTTCGTGCGCACGATCGTCGAGCGCCACGGCGGCAGCGTCGCGCTGCGCTCGCGCCTCGGCGAGGGCACCTCGGTGCGGCTGCGCCTGCCGCTCTGA